A DNA window from Cervus canadensis isolate Bull #8, Minnesota chromosome 30, ASM1932006v1, whole genome shotgun sequence contains the following coding sequences:
- the RGS3 gene encoding regulator of G-protein signaling 3 isoform X7, producing MLRGMYLTRNGNLQRRHTMKEAKDMKNKLGIFRRRNESPGAQPTGKTDKVMKSFKPTSEEALKWGESLEKLLVHKYGLAVFQAFLRTEFSEENLEFWLACEDFKKVKSQSKMTAKAKKIFAEYIAIQACKEVNLDSYTREHTKDNLQSVTRGCFDLAQKRIFGLMEKDSYPRFLRSDLYLDLINQKKMSPPL from the exons ATGCTCCGAGGCATGTACCTCACTCGGAATGGGAACCTCCAGAGGCGGCACACCATGAAGGA AGCCAAGgacatgaagaacaagctgggcATCTTTAGGCGGCGGAACGAATCCCCTGGGGCCCAGCCAACGGGCAAGACAGACAAAGTGATGAAGTCATTCAA GCCCACTTCAGAGGAAGCACTCAAATGGGGCGAGTCTTTGGAGAAGCTGCTGGTCCACAAGT ATGGTCTAGCGGTGTTCCAGGCCTTCCTCCGCACTGAATTTAGTGAGGAGAACCTGGAATTCTGGCTGGCATGCGAGGACTTCAAGAAGGTCAAGTCACAGTCCAAGATGACGGCCAAGGCCAAGAAGATCTTTGCTGAGTACATCGCCATTCAGGCGTGCAAGGAG GTAAACCTGGACTCATACACACGGGAGCACACCAAGGACAACCTTCAGAGCGTCACTCGGGGCTGCTTCGACCTGGCCCAGAAGCGCATCTTTGGGCTCATGGAGAAGGACTCGTACCCGCGCTTCCTCCGCTCGGACCTCTACCTGGACCTCATTAACCAGAAGAAGATGAGTCCCCCGCTTTAG
- the RGS3 gene encoding regulator of G-protein signaling 3 isoform X8 codes for MKNKLGIFRRRNESPGAQPTGKTDKVMKSFKPTSEEALKWGESLEKLLVHKYGLAVFQAFLRTEFSEENLEFWLACEDFKKVKSQSKMTAKAKKIFAEYIAIQACKEVNLDSYTREHTKDNLQSVTRGCFDLAQKRIFGLMEKDSYPRFLRSDLYLDLINQKKMSPPL; via the exons atgaagaacaagctgggcATCTTTAGGCGGCGGAACGAATCCCCTGGGGCCCAGCCAACGGGCAAGACAGACAAAGTGATGAAGTCATTCAA GCCCACTTCAGAGGAAGCACTCAAATGGGGCGAGTCTTTGGAGAAGCTGCTGGTCCACAAGT ATGGTCTAGCGGTGTTCCAGGCCTTCCTCCGCACTGAATTTAGTGAGGAGAACCTGGAATTCTGGCTGGCATGCGAGGACTTCAAGAAGGTCAAGTCACAGTCCAAGATGACGGCCAAGGCCAAGAAGATCTTTGCTGAGTACATCGCCATTCAGGCGTGCAAGGAG GTAAACCTGGACTCATACACACGGGAGCACACCAAGGACAACCTTCAGAGCGTCACTCGGGGCTGCTTCGACCTGGCCCAGAAGCGCATCTTTGGGCTCATGGAGAAGGACTCGTACCCGCGCTTCCTCCGCTCGGACCTCTACCTGGACCTCATTAACCAGAAGAAGATGAGTCCCCCGCTTTAG